The Microcoleus sp. FACHB-831 genome has a window encoding:
- a CDS encoding M48 family metallopeptidase — translation MLFSKTPLIGLKADQFRHPLDLEATNALKQLPGLDLLVRNLLGPVAEQFFYLENIAAGILVGEQQLPHIHKLLLEACQILDIEPPQLYVRQHPAPNAYTFAMRGKQPFIVLHTSLIELLTLEEIQAVIAHELGHLKCEHGVYLTPINIMVLAAGLLPNWGAAIAESLRSQMLEWLRCAEFTCDRAALLATQDSRVVSSVLMKLTGGSPTLSPQLNLDAFLAQARAYDDISNNQLGELLKQAQTAQLSHPVPVLRAREIDRWASSQVYQNLLQKHSTGYYNGKVDTKGGWRNW, via the coding sequence ATGTTATTCTCAAAAACACCGTTGATTGGCCTAAAAGCTGACCAGTTTCGCCATCCGCTGGACTTAGAGGCGACAAATGCTTTAAAGCAGCTACCTGGACTAGACTTACTGGTGCGGAATCTGCTTGGCCCGGTAGCGGAACAGTTTTTCTATCTAGAAAATATCGCGGCTGGAATCCTTGTAGGCGAACAACAATTGCCCCACATCCACAAACTGTTGTTAGAAGCCTGCCAGATTTTAGATATAGAGCCGCCTCAACTGTACGTGCGGCAGCATCCTGCTCCCAATGCTTATACTTTTGCGATGCGGGGCAAGCAGCCTTTTATAGTGTTGCACACCTCTTTGATCGAGCTGTTGACGCTTGAAGAAATTCAGGCGGTAATTGCCCACGAGCTGGGGCATCTCAAGTGCGAACATGGGGTTTATCTGACACCGATAAATATAATGGTGTTGGCGGCGGGGTTACTGCCAAACTGGGGTGCGGCGATCGCCGAATCGTTGCGATCGCAGATGTTGGAGTGGTTGCGTTGTGCAGAATTTACCTGCGATCGCGCCGCCTTGCTTGCAACCCAAGACTCCAGAGTAGTAAGTTCAGTATTAATGAAACTCACCGGAGGTTCGCCAACACTCTCGCCTCAACTCAACCTTGACGCCTTCTTAGCTCAAGCCAGAGCCTACGACGACATCAGCAACAATCAACTGGGCGAACTGCTCAAACAAGCCCAAACCGCTCAACTCAGCCACCCCGTCCCAGTTCTGCGGGCAAGAGAGATCGATCGCTGGGCCAGCAGCCAAGTTTATCAAAACCTCTTGCAAAAACATTCAACTGGGTATTACAATGGAAAGGTTGACACCAAGGGCGGGTGGCGGAACTGGTAG
- a CDS encoding M48 family metallopeptidase, giving the protein MTDQVTSLLDAGLDRYKAGEGPDTLIPVFKEICDRTPKQSAPWTCLAWLYLLDNKGDLAYKAAQKAVKSDPAEPQARINMAIAMLETGQKGVRQHIEAVEQIAFNNSDLRRELQETLEEGLSRKPDWDSLKRVKNWLFPS; this is encoded by the coding sequence ATGACCGATCAAGTTACATCTCTTTTAGACGCTGGTCTCGATCGCTACAAAGCAGGAGAAGGGCCAGATACATTGATTCCGGTTTTCAAAGAAATATGCGATCGCACCCCCAAACAAAGTGCCCCCTGGACTTGTTTGGCATGGCTGTATTTGTTGGATAACAAAGGGGATCTGGCTTATAAAGCCGCTCAAAAAGCAGTTAAGTCAGATCCGGCGGAGCCGCAAGCGCGGATTAACATGGCGATCGCTATGTTAGAAACTGGTCAAAAAGGCGTCCGCCAACACATTGAAGCAGTTGAACAAATTGCTTTCAATAATTCAGACCTGCGTCGCGAACTTCAAGAAACTCTTGAAGAAGGATTGAGCAGAAAACCCGATTGGGACAGTTTAAAGCGCGTCAAAAACTGGTTGTTTCCTTCTTGA
- a CDS encoding iron-sulfur cluster assembly accessory protein, producing MTQTTQSQTRGIQMTDAALKHVMALRDKQGKDLCLRVGVRQGGCSGMSYMMDFEDASQIRDNDEVFDYEGFKIVCDPKSMLYLYGLVLDYSDAMIGGGFQFTNPNAAQNCGCGKSFGV from the coding sequence ATGACACAAACAACTCAGTCACAAACACGAGGCATACAAATGACAGATGCCGCTCTGAAGCACGTTATGGCCCTGCGCGACAAACAAGGCAAAGACCTCTGCCTGCGCGTTGGCGTGCGCCAAGGCGGTTGTTCTGGAATGTCCTACATGATGGATTTTGAAGATGCCTCTCAAATTCGGGATAACGATGAAGTCTTCGACTACGAAGGCTTCAAGATTGTATGCGATCCCAAGAGCATGCTATATCTCTACGGTCTGGTGCTGGACTACAGCGATGCTATGATTGGCGGCGGCTTCCAATTTACCAACCCAAACGCAGCTCAAAACTGCGGTTGTGGTAAGTCTTTTGGCGTCTAA
- a CDS encoding DUF6930 domain-containing protein — translation MTTLNRSTRRRLKTLPQIPSVWEGDRRPLSAPLSEDPADEDASGNGECIIWVDGFEGIVRAMDVVSPEIGQEAIVRTLLRAMEHPHTPAGPARPQKIVVRDRELQFFLRGVLQELEITIEYESELPLIDEVFRGFQELASHRPPQLPRKYADLLLEKAYEIWQDAPWDFLADHQIISLELNQWDIGTLYVSVMGMLGMEYGVLLYRSLDSLKRFRATVLAEESFEQLEEAFLGQDCLFVTFDQEDDNGDDDDDDIDLADLPMSEIQPSFGNVHPLEGMRPFLYDEEAIAVYIALEALHRFFRAGQKQLAKDKFPTLTKNYRIPVPEEATPRQTISVKVATVPDVSSDLFHMAELAAIESDEDADDADPPLRDDLVPKNSFLSLGMVTWERLELLRAGIGCYESKEVKASGEGMPVIMIQTTRPKALEMIQNIKTAGGVKGIGFNPGEDPFDGDRYDLGILQTENGDLYLFGEFIEEDPVHVAARKKWDQRCKKTKGYCGLIIARGLTGASRGNPQFNDMMAFFEARSLSAKDLGMGTLQLIPQFD, via the coding sequence ATGACCACGCTCAATCGCTCTACCCGTCGTCGGCTCAAAACATTACCGCAAATTCCCAGTGTGTGGGAGGGCGATCGCCGTCCGTTATCCGCTCCTCTAAGTGAAGATCCAGCAGATGAAGATGCTTCTGGCAACGGTGAATGCATTATCTGGGTAGATGGCTTTGAAGGCATTGTTCGCGCAATGGATGTCGTATCGCCGGAAATTGGCCAAGAAGCTATAGTTCGCACTTTGCTGCGAGCTATGGAGCATCCCCACACCCCTGCTGGCCCGGCACGACCTCAAAAGATTGTAGTCCGCGATCGCGAACTTCAGTTTTTTTTGCGGGGCGTCCTGCAAGAGCTAGAAATTACCATCGAATATGAATCAGAACTGCCCCTGATTGATGAAGTGTTTCGGGGCTTCCAAGAACTTGCGTCCCATCGTCCGCCTCAGCTTCCTCGCAAGTATGCCGATTTACTGCTGGAAAAGGCTTATGAAATTTGGCAAGATGCGCCTTGGGACTTTCTTGCCGACCACCAAATTATCTCCCTCGAATTGAATCAGTGGGATATCGGTACTCTATACGTCTCAGTAATGGGAATGTTAGGCATGGAGTACGGGGTTTTGTTGTATCGTTCGCTCGATTCGCTCAAACGGTTTCGCGCAACTGTTTTGGCTGAGGAGTCTTTTGAACAGCTAGAAGAAGCATTTCTAGGGCAAGATTGCTTGTTTGTAACTTTCGACCAAGAGGACGATAACGGCGATGACGACGATGATGACATCGATCTCGCTGACTTGCCGATGTCAGAAATTCAGCCAAGTTTCGGCAACGTGCATCCCTTGGAGGGGATGCGACCTTTTCTATATGACGAAGAAGCGATCGCGGTTTATATAGCTCTCGAAGCGTTGCATCGTTTTTTCCGCGCGGGGCAAAAACAACTCGCCAAAGACAAATTCCCAACCCTCACCAAAAACTACCGCATCCCCGTCCCCGAAGAAGCCACGCCGCGCCAAACTATATCGGTAAAGGTTGCAACTGTCCCTGATGTGTCGTCCGATCTTTTCCATATGGCGGAGTTGGCTGCTATAGAATCGGATGAAGACGCAGACGATGCAGACCCACCCCTGCGCGACGATCTAGTACCCAAAAATTCTTTCCTCAGTTTGGGGATGGTGACTTGGGAACGCCTAGAGTTACTGCGTGCGGGTATTGGTTGCTATGAATCTAAAGAGGTTAAGGCGTCGGGAGAGGGAATGCCCGTGATTATGATTCAAACCACCCGCCCCAAGGCTCTTGAGATGATTCAGAATATTAAGACTGCCGGGGGGGTAAAAGGAATTGGCTTTAATCCGGGAGAAGATCCGTTTGATGGCGATCGCTATGACTTGGGAATTCTCCAAACTGAAAATGGTGATTTATATCTGTTTGGCGAGTTTATTGAGGAAGATCCAGTTCATGTCGCCGCCCGCAAAAAGTGGGATCAGCGTTGTAAGAAAACTAAAGGCTATTGCGGCTTGATTATTGCCAGAGGCTTAACCGGGGCTTCTCGCGGCAATCCCCAGTTTAACGATATGATGGCTTTTTTTGAAGCGCGATCGCTCTCTGCTAAAGACTTGGGAATGGGAACTCTCCAGCTCATACCCCAATTTGATTGA
- the zds gene encoding 9,9'-di-cis-zeta-carotene desaturase, with protein sequence MRVAIVGAGLAGMAAAVDLVDAGCEVEIFESRPFVGGKVGSWVDADGNHVEMGLHVFFGCYYQLFDLMKKVGALDNLRLKQHTHTFINKGGNVGELDFRFITGAPFNGLKAFFTTSQLSVQDKLQNAIALGTSTIVRGLVDFEGSMKTIRELDKVSFADWFRSHGGSNGSIKRMWNPIAYALGFIDCENISARCMLTIFQLFAAKTEASVLRMLEGSPDEYLHKPIIKYIEARGAKIHTRRRVREIQFTGVGSETQVTGLVVAKGETEETILADAYVCACDVPGIQRVLPQAWRQWSEFDNIYKLDAVPVATVQLRFDGWVTELHDAQKRQQLDRAAGIDNLLYTADADFSCFADMALTSPSDYYREGQGSLLQLVLTPGDPFIKESNEAIAQHVLKQVHELFPSSRQLNMTWYSVVKLAQSLYREAPGMDAYRPPQKTPIANFFLAGSYTQQDYIDSMEGATLSGRQAAKAILESSQKFARTPVTTA encoded by the coding sequence ATGCGCGTAGCAATCGTAGGAGCGGGGCTAGCTGGAATGGCGGCGGCAGTCGATTTAGTCGATGCTGGTTGCGAAGTAGAAATCTTTGAGTCTCGTCCGTTTGTGGGGGGTAAGGTTGGTAGTTGGGTAGACGCCGATGGCAATCACGTTGAAATGGGGTTGCACGTCTTCTTTGGTTGCTACTACCAACTATTTGACTTAATGAAGAAGGTGGGGGCGTTAGACAATCTGCGCCTGAAACAGCATACCCACACTTTTATCAATAAAGGCGGTAATGTTGGCGAGTTAGATTTTCGCTTCATCACGGGTGCGCCTTTCAATGGATTGAAAGCATTTTTCACGACATCGCAGCTGTCTGTACAGGATAAATTACAGAATGCGATCGCTCTGGGAACCAGCACAATAGTGCGCGGCTTGGTAGACTTCGAGGGATCGATGAAAACTATCCGCGAACTAGATAAAGTCAGCTTTGCCGATTGGTTCCGCAGTCACGGCGGTAGTAATGGCAGCATCAAGCGGATGTGGAACCCCATCGCCTATGCACTCGGCTTTATTGATTGCGAAAATATCTCAGCCCGTTGCATGCTGACTATTTTCCAGTTATTTGCCGCTAAAACCGAAGCATCGGTACTCCGGATGCTGGAAGGTTCTCCCGACGAGTACCTCCACAAGCCCATCATTAAATACATAGAAGCAAGAGGGGCAAAAATTCACACTCGTCGCCGCGTGCGGGAAATTCAATTTACTGGCGTTGGTAGCGAAACGCAAGTCACTGGCTTAGTTGTTGCCAAAGGCGAGACGGAAGAAACTATCCTTGCTGATGCTTATGTCTGCGCCTGCGATGTGCCGGGAATTCAGCGCGTTTTGCCTCAAGCTTGGCGTCAATGGTCTGAGTTTGACAATATTTATAAATTAGATGCAGTTCCCGTAGCAACGGTGCAGTTGCGATTTGATGGTTGGGTCACTGAGTTGCACGATGCCCAGAAACGGCAACAGCTAGATCGTGCCGCCGGAATTGATAATTTGCTGTATACTGCCGATGCTGACTTCTCGTGTTTTGCAGACATGGCGCTAACTAGCCCATCTGATTATTATCGGGAAGGACAGGGTTCCTTGTTGCAGTTGGTGTTGACTCCGGGAGATCCGTTTATAAAGGAGAGTAATGAGGCGATCGCTCAACACGTCCTCAAACAAGTTCACGAACTCTTCCCATCTTCGCGACAGCTAAACATGACTTGGTATAGCGTCGTCAAACTCGCCCAATCTCTATATCGCGAAGCACCAGGAATGGACGCCTATCGTCCCCCTCAAAAGACGCCAATAGCAAATTTCTTCCTTGCGGGTAGCTACACGCAGCAAGACTATATCGATAGTATGGAAGGGGCAACTTTGTCGGGTCGTCAGGCAGCGAAAGCAATTTTAGAAAGTTCACAAAAATTTGCTAGAACCCCCGTGACCACAGCTTGA
- a CDS encoding SRPBCC family protein, whose translation MSDWLEHSVQVEVQVPIDLVWSLWSDLEQMPRWMKWIDSVKVQEDNPNLSRWKLATGGLEFSWRSRILKIVPNQIIQWESVDGLPNQGAIRFYDRQGSSIVKMSVSYAIPGILGKLMDNLFLGRVVESTIQADLERFRDYALQVQAKS comes from the coding sequence ATGTCTGATTGGTTAGAACATAGCGTCCAGGTAGAAGTACAGGTTCCCATTGATTTGGTGTGGAGTCTGTGGTCAGATCTAGAGCAAATGCCCCGATGGATGAAATGGATTGACTCTGTTAAAGTCCAGGAGGATAATCCAAATTTATCGCGCTGGAAACTTGCTACAGGTGGATTGGAATTCAGTTGGCGATCGCGCATCCTGAAAATAGTACCTAACCAAATTATCCAATGGGAATCGGTGGACGGATTGCCCAACCAAGGAGCAATTCGCTTTTATGACAGACAGGGCAGTAGCATTGTCAAAATGAGCGTGTCTTACGCAATTCCCGGCATTTTGGGTAAGCTTATGGATAATCTGTTTTTGGGTCGCGTTGTTGAATCTACGATCCAAGCTGATTTAGAACGCTTTCGCGATTACGCCCTTCAAGTTCAAGCTAAATCTTAG
- a CDS encoding serine/threonine-protein kinase, whose protein sequence is MISRLLDRRYKILKILASGGFGQTYLAEDTRRPGHPPCVVKQLRVLSNKPGAYQTGHRLFKKEAEVLEKLGKHDQIPRLLAHFEENKEFYLVQEYIPGHLLSEEIVPGKPLPEARIISLLVAVLQILFVVHKHGVIHRDIKPNNIIRRQIDGKLVLIDFGSVKEINTQVASGAITQTVAIGTRAYMPIEQFKGYPQFNSDIYALGMMMIQALGGFTVEELLNLRVGNNPQTGEFVWRDRVQVSSRLADVIDKMVRFDFNQRYKSAREVLADLKSIVTNSKNLANTPRLITRNIGSAIASTVPAALASAGKFPAISANQKTQLEQTTNIARRYRWEAAATLLAAGGVIVALLTQLPHVFVFIGANKARGGNYQEAIQNFSWAIQLKSDRADAYYDRGFAFFEIGDNKRSLEDYTQALKLNSKLTFAYIGRGNARFTLQDYQGAIADYTKAIKITANEDNNNIPRGIAHRFLKDYQGEIKTKKQAIGSRPKDEALSYKQGFVSKTLENPPGAIQSDTPPLRIAFNLAVAYNNRGIARAKMGDNLGAIADISQAIRLSPNVADAWENRANIRRRLKDYKGAIADYTTALKINPNDGHSYYNRALAQVSLGNKQAALSDLQKAANICINQGFSSCYNNAQASIKQLEL, encoded by the coding sequence GTGATTAGCCGACTTTTAGATAGGCGCTACAAAATACTTAAAATATTAGCATCAGGTGGCTTTGGGCAAACCTATTTAGCCGAAGATACTCGTCGTCCAGGCCATCCTCCATGTGTTGTAAAGCAGTTGCGCGTTCTTAGTAACAAACCTGGAGCTTACCAAACGGGACATCGCCTGTTTAAAAAAGAAGCAGAGGTATTAGAAAAATTAGGTAAACACGACCAAATTCCTCGCTTGCTAGCCCATTTTGAGGAAAATAAAGAATTTTACTTAGTTCAAGAGTATATTCCAGGCCATCTTTTAAGTGAAGAAATTGTACCGGGTAAACCTTTACCGGAAGCACGAATTATCAGCTTATTAGTAGCAGTATTACAAATTTTGTTTGTTGTGCATAAGCACGGCGTAATCCATCGAGACATCAAGCCTAATAATATAATTCGGCGACAAATTGACGGTAAATTAGTTTTAATTGATTTCGGTTCTGTTAAAGAAATTAACACTCAAGTAGCCTCTGGGGCAATCACTCAAACTGTTGCGATTGGCACGAGAGCGTATATGCCAATTGAACAATTCAAAGGATACCCGCAATTTAACAGCGATATTTATGCCTTGGGCATGATGATGATTCAAGCTCTAGGCGGTTTTACAGTTGAGGAATTACTAAACCTGCGAGTTGGTAATAATCCCCAAACAGGTGAATTTGTCTGGCGCGATCGCGTGCAGGTTAGTTCAAGGCTGGCAGATGTTATCGATAAAATGGTGCGGTTTGATTTCAATCAGCGCTACAAGTCAGCAAGAGAAGTTTTGGCTGACTTAAAAAGTATAGTTACTAATTCTAAGAATTTAGCCAATACGCCAAGGCTCATTACTCGAAATATCGGCTCTGCGATCGCTTCTACGGTTCCAGCAGCATTGGCTTCAGCCGGGAAGTTTCCAGCTATTTCTGCTAATCAAAAAACCCAGTTAGAGCAGACAACAAATATAGCACGCCGATATCGCTGGGAAGCAGCAGCTACTTTGCTAGCGGCGGGTGGAGTAATTGTTGCTTTGTTGACTCAGCTACCGCACGTATTTGTATTTATAGGAGCAAATAAAGCGAGGGGAGGAAATTACCAGGAAGCTATTCAAAATTTTAGCTGGGCGATTCAGTTGAAATCAGATCGCGCCGATGCATACTATGACCGAGGTTTTGCTTTTTTTGAGATAGGAGATAACAAGCGATCGCTTGAGGATTATACTCAAGCACTTAAACTAAATTCTAAGTTGACATTTGCGTATATTGGTCGGGGAAATGCTCGTTTTACTCTACAAGACTATCAAGGGGCGATCGCCGATTACACAAAAGCTATAAAAATTACGGCTAATGAGGACAATAACAATATCCCCCGAGGAATTGCCCATCGCTTCTTGAAAGATTATCAGGGAGAAATAAAAACTAAAAAGCAAGCAATTGGCTCTCGTCCCAAAGACGAAGCACTATCTTACAAGCAAGGGTTTGTTTCCAAAACTTTAGAAAATCCCCCTGGAGCAATTCAAAGCGATACTCCGCCTTTGCGTATTGCTTTTAACCTAGCGGTAGCTTACAACAACCGAGGAATTGCCCGTGCTAAAATGGGCGATAATTTAGGAGCGATCGCAGATATATCTCAGGCAATTAGGCTAAGTCCGAACGTTGCTGATGCTTGGGAGAACAGAGCAAACATCCGCCGTAGATTGAAGGATTATAAAGGAGCGATCGCCGATTACACTACTGCCCTTAAAATTAACCCCAATGATGGGCATTCTTACTACAATCGGGCGCTTGCACAAGTAAGTTTAGGAAATAAACAGGCAGCTTTGTCTGATTTGCAAAAAGCCGCCAATATCTGTATTAACCAAGGCTTTAGCAGTTGCTATAATAATGCACAGGCTAGCATCAAACAACTTGAGTTATAG
- a CDS encoding 2Fe-2S iron-sulfur cluster-binding protein, whose translation MGVQIRFLPDDVTVEAEAGEPMLQVAKRAGLSIPTGCLMGSCHACEVEIVREATPNAEGKMVCACITAVPAGRSHLTINLYIDPNW comes from the coding sequence ATGGGCGTTCAAATTAGATTTTTGCCGGATGATGTTACGGTTGAGGCAGAGGCAGGAGAGCCAATGCTGCAAGTGGCTAAAAGGGCTGGGCTGTCCATTCCCACTGGTTGTTTGATGGGTTCGTGTCACGCTTGTGAAGTGGAGATTGTTCGCGAAGCGACACCAAATGCTGAGGGAAAGATGGTATGTGCTTGTATTACCGCAGTACCTGCGGGGCGATCGCACTTAACAATTAATCTCTATATTGACCCGAATTGGTAA
- the cobQ gene encoding cobyric acid synthase CobQ gives MKAIMVVGTTSHAGKSLITAALCRLLSRRGWRVTPFKAQNMALNAYVTQNGGEIGYAQAVQAWAAGVTPWVEMNPVLLKPQGDMTSQVIIKGKAVGIAGAAEYYEKYFDQGWQAVEESLRRLGEEFDLIVCEGAGSPAEINLKHRDMANMRVAKYLNAPTILVVDIDRGGAFAHVVGTLELLEPDERALIKGVVINKFRGQRSLLDPGITWLEKRTGIPVLGVLPWVEQMFPAEDSLDLLDRRSSKAHSDITIAVIRLPRISNFTDFDPLEAEPTVTVKYISPQDSLGHPDAVILPGSKTTISDLLVLQKTGMGQAIQNYVRAGGTLLGICGGFQMLGKIVADPEGIEGEAGRYKGLELLPIKTVITSNKIARQRIVTSNYPQVGLPVAGYEIHQGRSRLLKLEEGGSPLGLSAKNAPYKALFDDPNLGIVDANQSVMGTYLHGIFDNGPWRRAWINQLRQQRGLSTLPNGVANYREQREAILDSMANIVEANLDLRPILG, from the coding sequence ATGAAAGCCATTATGGTGGTGGGCACAACGTCCCACGCAGGAAAATCGTTAATCACAGCAGCACTTTGTCGCCTGCTGTCACGGCGCGGCTGGCGGGTTACTCCGTTCAAAGCGCAGAATATGGCGCTGAATGCTTATGTAACGCAGAATGGCGGTGAAATTGGCTATGCACAGGCAGTGCAAGCGTGGGCGGCGGGGGTGACGCCTTGGGTGGAGATGAACCCGGTTTTACTCAAGCCGCAAGGCGACATGACCTCCCAGGTGATTATCAAGGGCAAAGCTGTTGGGATAGCAGGTGCGGCAGAATATTACGAGAAGTATTTTGACCAGGGTTGGCAGGCGGTTGAAGAATCGTTGAGACGTTTGGGTGAAGAGTTTGATTTAATTGTTTGCGAGGGAGCGGGTAGCCCAGCCGAGATTAACCTCAAGCACCGCGACATGGCAAATATGCGAGTTGCAAAGTATTTAAATGCGCCAACTATACTCGTGGTTGATATTGACCGGGGGGGCGCTTTTGCCCATGTTGTGGGTACTCTGGAGTTGTTGGAACCGGATGAACGAGCGTTAATCAAGGGGGTTGTAATTAATAAGTTTAGAGGGCAGCGAAGTCTCCTAGACCCTGGTATTACTTGGCTAGAAAAACGCACGGGTATTCCCGTTTTGGGCGTGCTTCCTTGGGTAGAGCAAATGTTCCCAGCCGAGGATTCCCTCGATTTGCTGGATCGTCGCAGCAGCAAGGCTCATAGCGATATCACTATTGCTGTTATCCGCCTTCCCCGAATTTCTAATTTTACGGACTTTGACCCCCTCGAAGCCGAACCCACCGTCACGGTGAAATACATTAGCCCCCAAGACTCTTTGGGACATCCAGACGCAGTTATTCTACCGGGTTCCAAAACTACAATATCTGACTTGCTGGTTTTGCAAAAGACAGGCATGGGGCAGGCAATTCAAAATTACGTCCGAGCTGGTGGAACGCTATTGGGAATCTGTGGTGGATTCCAAATGTTAGGCAAAATTGTTGCCGATCCAGAGGGAATTGAGGGTGAAGCGGGACGCTACAAAGGGCTAGAATTGTTGCCCATAAAAACTGTTATTACTAGCAATAAAATTGCCCGCCAGCGAATTGTGACTTCTAACTACCCCCAGGTTGGTTTACCAGTGGCGGGGTATGAAATTCATCAAGGTCGTAGCAGGCTGCTGAAGTTGGAGGAGGGAGGATCTCCACTAGGGTTGTCGGCGAAAAATGCTCCTTATAAGGCTTTGTTTGACGATCCTAATTTGGGAATTGTGGATGCAAATCAATCGGTGATGGGGACTTATCTGCACGGTATTTTTGATAATGGCCCTTGGCGACGTGCCTGGATAAATCAACTACGTCAACAACGCGGATTATCTACTTTGCCTAATGGTGTTGCAAACTACCGCGAACAGCGAGAAGCCATTTTAGACTCGATGGCTAATATTGTTGAAGCTAACTTAGATTTAAGACCAATTTTGGGTTAG
- a CDS encoding Npun_F0494 family protein: MISIKPKNEHSIQYSSRTVERAERAMRCSPFKLQLFASMLQSSVSLNAIAGESGVKQNYTNRPLSELAAESPLLWLIEVGILRREVDGQGITDSFRLTPLGRQLLEKWQSQGGSLPAPSLLDRLYNSLSRWLRWNF; this comes from the coding sequence ATGATCTCTATTAAGCCAAAAAACGAACATTCGATTCAATATTCAAGCCGGACGGTAGAAAGAGCAGAAAGGGCAATGCGCTGTTCGCCGTTTAAGCTGCAATTATTTGCGAGTATGCTACAAAGTAGCGTATCGTTGAACGCGATCGCGGGTGAGTCTGGTGTCAAACAAAACTACACAAATCGGCCACTCTCTGAGTTAGCAGCAGAAAGCCCCCTTTTGTGGCTCATTGAGGTCGGCATACTGCGGCGAGAAGTTGATGGTCAAGGAATTACCGATAGTTTTCGTCTCACACCCTTGGGGCGCCAGCTACTAGAAAAATGGCAAAGCCAGGGTGGTTCATTGCCAGCGCCCTCTCTTTTGGATCGCCTTTACAATTCCTTAAGCCGTTGGCTGCGCTGGAACTTTTAA
- a CDS encoding peroxiredoxin — MALAIGTKAPNFSVRDTIGKTVTLSELAGKTIVLYFYPKDDTPGCTKEACSFRDAYADYQGKDIVVLGVSKDDENSHKQFTSKFNLPFPLLADIDGSLTKAYDVEAPSGYAQRVTYVIDGKGNISHVFSNIQHETHASDILAELGY; from the coding sequence ATGGCTCTAGCAATTGGAACAAAAGCACCAAATTTTTCCGTAAGAGACACAATCGGCAAAACCGTCACCCTCTCAGAACTGGCGGGAAAAACAATAGTGCTTTACTTCTACCCCAAAGACGATACCCCCGGCTGTACCAAAGAAGCGTGTAGCTTTAGAGATGCCTATGCAGACTATCAGGGCAAAGATATTGTTGTACTAGGCGTCAGCAAAGATGATGAGAATTCTCACAAACAATTTACCAGCAAATTTAATCTCCCCTTTCCCCTACTGGCAGATATTGATGGTAGCCTAACCAAAGCTTATGACGTTGAGGCTCCCAGCGGCTACGCCCAAAGAGTGACCTACGTTATTGACGGCAAAGGCAATATTAGCCACGTTTTTTCCAACATCCAACACGAAACTCATGCTAGCGACATCTTAGCCGAGCTGGGTTATTAA